From Coffea arabica cultivar ET-39 chromosome 9c, Coffea Arabica ET-39 HiFi, whole genome shotgun sequence, one genomic window encodes:
- the LOC113714409 gene encoding F-box protein At4g18380-like, with the protein MGSIRADLSTKIFPESVDHFDRLPDSLLLLVFNKIGDVKALGRCCLVSRRFHTLVPQVENVVVRVDCVISDDDPSSSSSSGNSPTSSSSSSAADKSRSFLRLFLSSLLKPIQSFTQFINPNKRPMSSISHDYAGNGDDDFDHSSVTHHSPTQVLKNFNEISFLRIELPSGELGIDDGVLLKWRADFGSTLDNCVILGASSIIKNYKSSTCDDQISNCNNIVEPVRAHENNGNDNSNHPANTDHSNSNNSNSNESDNGSIPESFYTNGGLKLRVVWTISSLIAASARHYLLQPIIAEHKTLDSLVLTDADGQGVLCMNKEQLEELRVKPLSASSASKRTLVPALNMRLWYAPHLELPDGTVLKGATLVAIRPSEQQQLAPKKDVAAAADGSWVGAAFEEPYGTAARMLVKRRTYCLEMNSF; encoded by the coding sequence ATGGGATCCATAAGAGCAGATCTGAGCACTAAAATCTTCCCGGAATCGGTTGACCACTTCGACCGGTTGCCTGATTCTCTCCTCTTGCTGGTTTTTAACAAGATCGGCGATGTGAAAGCTTTAGGCCGATGCTGCCTGGTTTCGAGGCGCTTTCACACTCTTGTTCCACAGGTTGAAAACGTCGTCGTTCGGGTGGACTGCGTCATTTCCGATGATGATCCCTCGTCGTCTTCCTCCTCCGGGAACAGCCCAACGAGCTCGTCGTCGTCCTCTGCCGCCGACAAGTCCCGCTCCTTCCTCCGCCTCTTCCTCTCGTCCCTCCTCAAACCGATTCAGTCGTTTACGCAGTTCATTAACCCTAATAAACGGCCGATGTCTTCCATCAGCCACGATTACGCCGGCAACGGTGATGATGACTTTGACCACAGCAGCGTTACCCACCACTCTCCCACCCAAGTACTCAAGAACTTCAATGAAATCAGTTTCCTTCGCATCGAACTCCCCTCCGGTGAGCTCGGCATCGACGATGGTGTTTTGCTCAAGTGGCGAGCTGATTTTGGGTCCACCTTAGATAACTGCGTCATCCTCGGGGCATCATCGATCATCAAGAACTACAAGAGCAGCACCTGCGATGATCAAATTAGCAATTGTAACAATATTGTTGAGCCGGTTAGAGCCCATGAAAATAATGGTAATGATAATAGTAATCACCCTGCTAATACTGATCATAGtaatagtaacaatagtaatTCGAATGAGAGCGATAATGGGAGCATACCAGAGTCTTTTTACACGAATGGGGGATTGAAATTGAGGGTGGTATGGACAATAAGTTCGTTAATCGCGGCATCAGCCCGGCATTATTTGTTGCAGCCAATAATTGCAGAGCACAAGACTTTGGATAGCTTGGTTTTGACTGATGCGGATGGGCAAGGGGTTCTGTGTATGAATAAGGAGCAGTTGGAGGAGCTCAGGGTGAAGCCTTTATCGGCTTCTTCTGCATCGAAGAGGACGTTGGTGCCTGCGTTGAATATGCGGCTCTGGTATGCGCCACACTTGGAATTGCCTGATGGGACGGTGCTCAAGGGAGCGACCTTGGTGGCTATTAGGCCGAGTGAGCAGCAGCAGTTGGCGCCTAAGAAGGATGTAGCTGCTGCAGCAGATGGGAGTTGGGTGGGTGCTGCATTTGAGGAGCCTTATGGGACTGCTGCCAGGATGTTGGTTAAAAGGAGGACCTATTGTCTCGAGATGAACTCATTCTGA